Proteins found in one Kwoniella bestiolae CBS 10118 chromosome 1, complete sequence genomic segment:
- a CDS encoding ketol-acid reductoisomerase, mitochondrial, translating to MSFSRSSAQSLKQALRATAPKAAGRQMAKRSYSLLAREAPKAMMASRLGATRGVKTLDFAGTKEVVYERADWPLDKLQDYFKNDTLAMIGYGSQGHGQSLNARDQGLKVIVGVRKGGESWKQAQEDGWVPGETLFDIPEAIEKGTIIMNLLSDAAQSSTWPEIAPLITKGKTLYFAHGFSVVYKDDTHVVPPKDVDVILVAPKGSGRTVRTLFLEGRGINSSIAVYQDVTGQAKEKAVALGIAVGSGYLYETTFEKEVYSDLYGERGVLMGGIQGMFLAQYEVLRKNGHSPSEAFNETVEEATQSLFPLIGKYGMDYMYNACSTTARRGALDWAPKFKEANLPVFEALYNSVRDGSETRRSLEFNSRKTYRADLQKELDEIDNQEIWRAGKTVRNLRPDANKDEL from the exons ATGTCcttctcaagatcatcagctcaatcccTCAAGCAAGCTCTCAGAGCTACCGCTCCCAAGGCCGCTGGCCGACAAATGGCCAAGAGATCTTACTCCCTCCTCGCTAGGGAAGCCCCCAAGGCCATGATGGCTTCCAGACTTGGT GCCACTCGAGGTGTCAAGACCCTCGACTTTGCTGGTACCAAGGAAGTCGTCTATGAGCGAGCTGACTGGCCTCTTGACAAACTCCAAGA CTACTTCAAGAACGACACCCTCGCCATGATCGGTTACGGTTCCCAAGGTCACGGTCAATCCCTCAACGCCAGAGACCAAGGTCTTAAAGTTATTGTCGGTGTAAGGAAAGGTGGTGAATCCTGGAAACAAGCCCAAGAGGATGGTTGGGTACCCGGAGAGACCCTCTTCGATATCCCCGAGGCTATCGAGAAGGGAACCATCATCATGAACTTGCTTTCTGATGCTGCTCAATCTTCCACTTGGCCCGAGATCGCTCCCTTGATCACCAAGGGTAAGACCCTCTACTTCGCTCACGGTTTCTCCGTTGTTTACAAGGATGAC ACCCACGTTGTCCCCCCCAAGGACGTAGATGTCATCCTCGTCGCCCCCAAGGGATCTGGACGAACCGTCCGAACCCTTTTCCTCGAGGGACGAGGTATCAACTCCTCCATCGCTGTCTACCAAGACGTCACCGGTCAAGCCAAGGAGAAGGCCGTCGCTCTCGGTATTGCCGTAGGTTCGGGATACCTTTACGAGACCACCTTTGAGAAGGAAGTCTACTCTGATCTTTACGGAGAACGAGGTGTC CTTATGGGTGGTATCCAAGGAATGTTCCTCGCTCAATACGAGGTCCTCCGAAAGAACGGACACTCCCCCTCTGAAGCTTTCAACGAGACCGTCGAGGAAGCTacccaatccctcttccccttgatcGGTAAATACGGTATGGACTACATGTACAACGCCTGTTCCACCACTGCCCGACGAGGTGCTCTCGACTGGGCCCCTAAATTCAAGGA AGCCAACTTGCCCGTATTTGAAGCCCTCTACAACTCCGTCCGAGACGGTTCCGAGACCCGACGATCTCTCGAATTCAACTCTCGAAAGACCTACCGAGCCGACCTCCAAAAGGAGCTCGACGAGATTGACAACCAAGAGATCTGGAGAGCCGGTAAGACCGTCCGCAACCTCCGA CCCGACGCCAACAAGGATGAACTTTAA